Proteins encoded within one genomic window of Humulus lupulus chromosome 1, drHumLupu1.1, whole genome shotgun sequence:
- the LOC133817820 gene encoding proteasome subunit alpha type-7-like, producing MGLTKKSTAKLQDSKFSFSFQTEFYFELGVGNAHVLESFYVDEHKIIFSYWLFLCRTVRKIVNLDDHIALACAGLKADARVLINKVRIECQSHQLTVEDPVTVEYITRYIAGLQQKYTQSGGVSPFGISTLIIGFDPYTGAPALYQTDPSGTFSAWKANATGRNSNSLREFLEKNYKETAGQETVKLTIRDLLELFAVLGEL from the exons ATGGGGCTTACAAAAAAGTCCACTGCTAAACTTCAGGACTCCAAGTTCTCTTTCTCTTTCCAAACTGAgttttattttg AACTGGGAGTTGGCAATGCTCATGTGTTGGAATCATTTTATGTTGATGAACATAAGATTATCTTCTCTTATTGGTTGTTTTTGTGTAGAACAGTGAGGAAGATTGTGAATTTGGATGATCACATTGCATTGGCCTGTGCTGGGCTCAAAGCTGATGCTCGTGTCTTGATAAATAAGGTGAGAATTGAATGTCAAAGCCACCAACTTACGGTTGAGGATCCAGTAACTGTTGAGTATATTACTCGCTACATTGCTGGTCTTCAACAGAAGTATACACAAAGTGGTGGTGTTAGCCCGTTTGGGATTTCAACTTTGATTATTGGCTTTGACCCATACACAGGTGCACCGGCACTATATCAGACAGATCCTTCTGGGACATTTTCAGCCTGGAAAGCAAATGCGACTGGAAGAAACTCTAACTCATTACGTGAGTTTCTTGAGAAAAACTACAAGGAGACAGCTGGGCAAGAAACCGTCAAGCTCACCATTCGTGATTTGCTTGAG TTATTTGCTGTTTTGGGGGAGCTTTGA